Within the Tessaracoccus flavescens genome, the region CGCTGCCGTCGACGAGAAGCTCGACGAGAACGGCTACATCGTGCCCGGGCTCGGCGACGCCGGCGACCGCCTCTACGGCCTGGCCCAGTAGCAGCCCGCAGGTCGGCCTGTGCCGTGAGCCGACGCGGCTCCCGCGCACAGTTCTACGGTGAGCGAGACAGGTGCCAATAGAGGCACGAGTCGCGCTCCTCGTAGATCTGTGCACGCCACCCCCTGACATCCAGGGCCACGTCGGTAGGTCCCGCTGCCACTGCAACTCAGCCCGGTCGCCGCCCGAGGCCACCGCAACCCAGAACCTCGCCTAGCGCAGCTCCCGAGCACAGTTCTACGGTGAGCGAGATCGCCGCCAATAGAGGCACGAGTCGCGCTCCTCGTAGATCTGTGCACGCCAACCCCGACAGCACAGGACATCCCGGGCGACCTAGGCCAATCCGCCGCAGCCTGCCCAACCGCGGGGTCTACCACAGGCGACGGTTCACCCCGGGCCTCTCGGACGCCGGTCCGCGACTTTGCGTCACCCAGAACCGCCCTGACGACCAGGTATGCCTAGACCGACGGCGCGTCCCACCAGCCGAGGACCCGCAGGGCGTGGAAGGTGACCCACTTCGACGGCTCGCCTCCGTCGACGTCGACCTCGAACCACACCGCGCCCGGATGCCTGCGTGCCTGCAGCCAGGTGCCGTCGCTCTGCCGCGCCGCCCGCACCACGTCGACGGCGTCCGCCAGGCGCGGATCGGGCGCGACGCCGTCGTGCAGGGAGGCGGCCCGGAAGTGGTCGAGCGCCGTCAGCGCGTTGTAGAACGACCTGAACGGCCAGGCGAACTTGTCGACCCACGGCCCGATCGGTTCGCCGTCGGAGAGCCGCCACAGCAGCCGACGCTCGAGCAGATACTCCTGACCGCGCTGACGCGCCTGCCGGAGGGTGTCGTCGCCGGTCCTGATCTCGTGGTCGAGCATGCCCTTCACGCCGTTGAGCGTCGAGACGACCGACGAACGGGTCGCGCCCTCCACCCACTCGCAGTTCCAGCCGCCGTCGTCAAGCTGGTGAGCGGGGAACCAGTCGCGCAGGCCGGACATGTCGCGACCCAGCCACGCCCCGTTGGCGAGGGTGAACGCGTTGATGCAGACGTCGACCTCGCCGTCCCAGTAGGGAAGATCGTCGTACTCCCACCGCGAGTTGCGCTCGATCCTGTCTCCCGTGTCCCCGAGCACCGAAGGGTCGAGGCCGAACTCGCGCAGAAGGTTCAGCGACCACGTGGTCGCCGTCCACGGCTGGCCAGGCTCCGGATTCTCGAACTCGAAGCCGGCCGGGAAGAACGCTCCGCCCGCCCATTGTCCGTCCGGGTCCTGGAGGGCGAGCAGCCGCGCGCCGAAGCCCTCGGTCGCGACCCGTGCGCGCGTGCGCTGCCATTGATCCTCGGGACGGCGCAGCAGGTCGCGCTCGACCTGCCAGCGCAGCGCCGGATCGGAGTCGAGCAGCCACTCATGGACGTCGTCGTTCATGGAGGAAGCGTAAACACAGGGGCCGACGGTCCGGCCGACAACGCCTCGGATAGCGTGGCCACGTGGCCGGTACGAAGAACTCTGGTTGGGTTCCGCAGCAGCACGGGGCATGGGCGATGATCGTCGTGCCCTATCTCACGGGCCTCGCGCTCGCAGCCCCGCACCGCCAGCTCGACCTCGGCGACCTGTTCCTCGGTCTCACCTGGCTGGTCGGTTACTTCGCCTTCAACGCCGCGACGCTGACCCTCAAGTCGCCCGCCAAGCGGCGCGCCCGCTACTACGTTCCGCTGGCGACCTACACGGGGGCCGCGAGCGCGTTCGGCCTCGTCACCCTCGTCTTCAAGGGCTGGCCGCTGCTGTGGTGGGTGCCGCCCTACGCCGTCGTGCTCGGCACCTCGCTCTGGCTGGCGGCAAGCAAACGGGAGCGCAGCCTGCTCTCCGGGGTGCTGACCATCGTGGCGTCGTCCGGCCTGATGGGCGTGCTGCGGCTCTGGCCGGGGGCCCCGGCGCTGGAATGGCGCGAGTGGGCGGTGATGGCCGTCGTCACGCTGTACTTCATCGGGACGGTGCTGCACGTCAAGGCGCTGATCCGCGAACGCAACGACCCACGCTCGGCGCCCCGCTGCATCGCCTACCACGCGGTGCTCGCGGTGTTGATCGTCGGCGCCGTCGCCGCCGGCTGGCTGACCTGGTGGTGGACCCCGTGGGCGCTCCTGCTGGTGGTCCGCGCATGGTGGATGCCGAGGGCGCGGAGGAAGCCGGGCGTGATCGGCGCCGTCGAGATCGTGAACTCGGTGCTCCTCCTCGCGCTCGTGTTGTTCGCCTGAGCACAGCCTCGCTCACCTGCATCGCGACCTGATAACGATGCGGAAAAGACCATTCCGCTGGGCTGACCAGCGTGGTAGCGTCCGTTTATGGTCGATGGTGATACAAATTCGGCCCTGCCAAGAATGAGCGGGATCGTCAAGCATTTCCCCAGCGCGAAGGCCCTCGATGGCGTGGACCTGGAAGTGTTCCCCGGCGAAGTGCACTGCCTGCTAACCCACACCACCTCACCAGCCACCCGAGAGGACTCACGACATGCCCCTGAGAGAAGAAGACAGCCGCGCCGCGGTCAGGCCCAAGCGGTCCTCCAAACTCCCAGACCAAGGTCCGGCGCATCACCGGAAAAGGAACGAACTCATGACGTCACCAGGCGACGACTCCGATACTCAGACCCCGACACCCCCGAACCAGCCCAGGCCAGACATGACCCTCACCGACGAGCTGGGTATGCAGATCGCCAGCGAGATCAAAACGATCAAGGGACTCATTGGCCAGCTCCACCAAAGACTCACCTTCCTGGAAGGGCAAGGGCAAGGCCCAACTGCAGGCGGACAGGACGACACGGACAACAGCCTCAAGGCACCGGGCAAGTTCGACGACTTCACCGAATGGCTCGACTGGCTGTTCGTCACGTACTACCTACGCGAAACCCTCCTCGAGGAACTCAGCACCAACACCGGCCTGCAAGAAGAATTCAAGGCACTCTACGTGGCGTACTGCTCAGTGATTGGTGAAGGCAACGCATCGTTCGCGTGGGTCCGCTGGCACGAGGCATTCGCCTCCCTGCAACACCGCATCAGGGACATCAGCGACCGGCATCGCACCGCAACATCAGCCCTGCCTGAGCAAACCTAACCAGCCCACCGACCACTTGCTTTGTAACACAGAATCGAGCCCGTAAGCTTGGATTGTATCTCCCAGGCAGATACAATCCAAGTATGAACCTAGCGGAGAAGCTCAGACGGCTAGCCGAGGTCACCTCCACACAGTGGGGGATGATCACGACCGCCCAGGCGAAGACGCTTGGCGTCTCCCGAGTCGACTTGGCGCGGATGGTCGATGCCGGGCACCTCGAACGCCTCGCACATGGTGTCTACCGCGACAGCGGTACCCCAGACGACCGCTGGAGCGAGCTGCGCGCAGCATGGCTCAGCACAAGCCCGAAGCTTCTTGCGGAAGCGAGGGACCGCCGAGGCGGCGATGTCACGGTCGCTGGCGAGTCTGCGGCTCTCCTCAACGGAATCGGCGACCACCGGGCCCACCGACACGAGTTCGTCGCCCCACAGCGGCGGCAGACTCAGCGCAGCGATATCCGTTACAGGCAACGAGAACTCGACCCCGTCGACGTCACCCTGGCCGAGGGGCTGCCCGTCATGACGATGGAACGCACCATCGCAGACCTCCTCGAAAGCAACATCGACTTCAGCCTCGTCGCTGACACCCTGCGTGACGCTGTCAGTCGGCGCGACCTCGACCAGGAGCGCCTTATGGCGCTCCTGGCCCCGCTGGCCGCCCGCAACGGACTGCCCACGGGTGACGCCCAAGGACTCTACGACAAGCTCGCGGAGACGGCTCAGATCGACGCCGCCGAGGCAGGCGAGATGATCCGGCGCATGTCCACCCGCCCCGCGCTGCAAGAGGAACTCATGAAGTTGGGACTGGCGGGCTACGCGGCGACACTACGGGCGGAGCATCTCGCATTGCTTGAGGCGATCCGGCCAGTGCTCATCGAGAGGGTCTTGCTCGGAGAGACGCTTCAGCTCGCCGGGCTTGGGGATCTTCTCACAGAGACGCCTCAAGATCTTCTCGGAGAGACGCTTCAGCGCGCCGGGCTTGGGGATCTTCTCAGAGAGACGCCTCAATATCTTCTCGGAGAGACGCCCGCAGCTCGCCGGGCTCGGGGTCTTCTCGGAGCGACGCCTCAGCTCGGTCTACCCGGCCCCGAGCTGATCCCACACGACAACGATCCTCGTAGCATGACTGGGCCAGCAAGCGAGAGCGAGACGACAGGTGATGAGTGACCACTATCCCAATTCCAAGGGCGTCGCGCACGCGATCACACTGGCTGCGCGCGCACATGCAAAGCGCACCGGTCGCAGTGTGCAGATGCTCGTCGAGGAGGAAGTACACCGCCGGTTCCTGAGTCGAGTGTTCTCCGAAGGTGATGAGTCGCAGTGGATCCTGAAGGGCGGCGCAGGGATGCTCGCCCGCGTCCCAACTGCTAGAGCAACGACAGACCTTGACCTCTTCCAAGAGGGATACTCCCTCGAACAGGCGCTGGAAGATCTTCGCCGTCTTGCTGCGGTCGATCTGGGCGACCACTTCCGGTTCGAGTTCAAGAAGTCGCAGCCCATCCTTCAGGGAGAGCAGAACCCGTATGCCGAGGGCTGCCGGGTGACCTTCGACGTCTACCTCGGAGTGACCCCCCGCGGGCCGCTACACGTCGACCTGGTCAGCTCGAAGGGCATCGTCGGACCTGTCGAGATGGAAGTTCCCAAGAATGCACTCGACCTACCTCGGCTGACAAGCCACCCCTACCGGGTCATCCCGTTGGTCGACCAGGTCGCTGACAAGGTTTGCGCCACGCTGCAGCTCTACAACGGGCGTCAGTCCAGCAGGACGAAAGACCTCGTGGACCTGGTCGTGCTAGCCCGCACGTTTGACGTCGACGGCAGGCTCCTGGCCATGGCCATCGAGGGTGAAGCGCGCCGTCGTGGGATCGGTCCATTGACCGCCTTCCGCGTGCCTGTGGCCTCCTGGAAGGCCAGGTACGCACAGATGGCCGCGAGCGTTCCAGCGTGTGAGGAATACACGGACATCACCGCCGCAGAGAAGCTCGTCGCCAGGTTGATCGACCCGTGCCTTGACGGAATGACCGTCGGGAAGACATGGCAGTCGCAGGAGATGGCCTGGTTCGACAGCTAAGCCGATCGGTAGAGGCTGTTGTAGGGCGAGTCGGGCCGCCTCGCCGACGTCGCGCATATGAGGCTTACAACGACAACTGGGTCGGACCGTTCATGAACGGTCCGACCCAGTTGCGGCTTTTGGCGATTGATCAGGCGCGACGGTTGATGACGATGGCCACAACGATCAGCGCGATCACGGCGACCTCGCCGACCAGGACCGCGATCTCCCAGGTCCCCAACATGTCGTTCCTCTCTCTGGCTTCAGCCTTGCATTCCGCTCGTAAGGGTCAGGCTGGTGCCCGTTCCCTGGTTGGTCTTAAGCCAGTATGCGCTGGTTGCACCAGTCCCCACGTCGATCTTGAAATGGCAGGTGCGCCGGACCTTGGCGCTGTTGATCCGTTCAAGCACCTGAGAGGTGACGCCTCCGACGCCGGTGCACATCGGGCCGTGGTAGGCAGTGATCGTGCCAGCTCCGCCCTTGTTCTGCGTGACGTTGACCTTTGTAACTGAGCGCGCGGGTGAACCAGGACTTGTATGCAGTGCAGCCCGAGTACCTCGTCTGGTAGGCGCTGCTGTAGACGGTGGTGCAGTCCGGCAGAGCACGGGTAGTGCGGCCAGGTTGGCCGAGGGGTGCGACATCGGGGATTTCGGCGCGGGTCAGCGAACCGTCAGCGAACCTCTCGATAGTCACCCCGGTTGACCAGCACCAGCTCTCGCGGGTCGAGACCGAGTTGGGTATAGAGGCTGTAGTCGCGGGCTGCGGCCTTCTGCCCAGCGTTGTCGTGGTCGGTGGGGCTGAGGACCACACCGGAGGGGGCGCAGTCCGCGATCAGCTGGCCCTGGGCGACGGTGAGCGCGGTCCCCAGCGGTGCGACGCCGACGGCCTTGCCTTCGCCTGCGAGGCTGACGGCGATCGCATCCATAGGGCCCTCGACCCTGACGGGCAGCGCAGTGGGCCGACCTGCCGTTCGAGGAGGTGGCCAAGCTCGCCGGCGACTGGGGATATGACGGTCTCGAGATCGCGTGCTGGGGTGACCACCTCGACCCGTGGCGGTGGGAGGACGACGACTACATCGCGGGCAAGAAGGAGGTGCTCGAACGCAACGGCCTGCAGGTGTTCACCATCTCGAACCACCTCAAGGGCCAGGCCGTGTGCGACGACCCGATCGACCAGCGGCATCGCGACATGCTGCCCGACGTCGTGTGGGGCGACGGCGACCCCGAGGGCGTGCGGCAGCGCGCCGCGGAGGAGATGAAGCACACGGCCAGGCTCGCGGCGAAGCTCGGCGCGAAGACGGTGACCGGCTTCACCGGGTCGTCGATCTGGAAGTACGTCGCGATGTTCCCGCCCGCGTCGCAGGAACTCGTCGACGCCGGCTACCAGGACTTCGCCGATCGCTGGAACCCGATCCTCGACAAGTTCGACGAGGTGGGCGTCCGGTTCGCGCACGAGGTCCACCCGTCCGAAATCGCCTACGACTACTGGACGACGGTGCGCACCCTCGAGGCGATCGGCCACCGGGAGGCGTTCGGCCTGAACTGGGACCCCAGCCACATGGTGTGGCAGGACCTCGACCCGGTCGGCTTCCTGTGGGACTTCAAGGACCGGATCTACCACGTGCACTGCAAGGACACGAAGAAGCGGATGGTCAACGGCCGCAACGGTCGGCTGTCGTCGCACCTGGCGTGGGCCGATCCGCGTCGCGGCTGGGACTTCATCTCGACCGGCCACGGGGACGTGCCGTGGGAGGACGCGTTCCGGATGCTGAACGCCATCGGTTATCAGGGCCCGCTGTCGGTCGAGTGGGAGGACGCCGGAATGGACCGCCTCGTGGGAGCACCCGAGGCATTGGAATTCGTCAGGAGCTTCGCGTTCGATCCGCCTGAGGCGGCCTTCGACGCGGCGTTCTCGACGAAGTAATGGGAGAGCGACGGCGGGCGGATCCCCGGATCCGCCCGCTCGTCGCGCCCCTGGTTCGTCGAACGCGTCCCGAAATCGCGCCTATGGGTGAGATTCCGCCCACAAAGGAATGGATTTTCGGCACAGAATCTCGGTCTGACCCGT harbors:
- a CDS encoding squalene cyclase, yielding MNDDVHEWLLDSDPALRWQVERDLLRRPEDQWQRTRARVATEGFGARLLALQDPDGQWAGGAFFPAGFEFENPEPGQPWTATTWSLNLLREFGLDPSVLGDTGDRIERNSRWEYDDLPYWDGEVDVCINAFTLANGAWLGRDMSGLRDWFPAHQLDDGGWNCEWVEGATRSSVVSTLNGVKGMLDHEIRTGDDTLRQARQRGQEYLLERRLLWRLSDGEPIGPWVDKFAWPFRSFYNALTALDHFRAASLHDGVAPDPRLADAVDVVRAARQSDGTWLQARRHPGAVWFEVDVDGGEPSKWVTFHALRVLGWWDAPSV
- a CDS encoding YwiC-like family protein translates to MAGTKNSGWVPQQHGAWAMIVVPYLTGLALAAPHRQLDLGDLFLGLTWLVGYFAFNAATLTLKSPAKRRARYYVPLATYTGAASAFGLVTLVFKGWPLLWWVPPYAVVLGTSLWLAASKRERSLLSGVLTIVASSGLMGVLRLWPGAPALEWREWAVMAVVTLYFIGTVLHVKALIRERNDPRSAPRCIAYHAVLAVLIVGAVAAGWLTWWWTPWALLLVVRAWWMPRARRKPGVIGAVEIVNSVLLLALVLFA
- a CDS encoding type IV toxin-antitoxin system AbiEi family antitoxin domain-containing protein, giving the protein MNLAEKLRRLAEVTSTQWGMITTAQAKTLGVSRVDLARMVDAGHLERLAHGVYRDSGTPDDRWSELRAAWLSTSPKLLAEARDRRGGDVTVAGESAALLNGIGDHRAHRHEFVAPQRRQTQRSDIRYRQRELDPVDVTLAEGLPVMTMERTIADLLESNIDFSLVADTLRDAVSRRDLDQERLMALLAPLAARNGLPTGDAQGLYDKLAETAQIDAAEAGEMIRRMSTRPALQEELMKLGLAGYAATLRAEHLALLEAIRPVLIERVLLGETLQLAGLGDLLTETPQDLLGETLQRAGLGDLLRETPQYLLGETPAARRARGLLGATPQLGLPGPELIPHDNDPRSMTGPASESETTGDE
- a CDS encoding nucleotidyl transferase AbiEii/AbiGii toxin family protein, which produces MSDHYPNSKGVAHAITLAARAHAKRTGRSVQMLVEEEVHRRFLSRVFSEGDESQWILKGGAGMLARVPTARATTDLDLFQEGYSLEQALEDLRRLAAVDLGDHFRFEFKKSQPILQGEQNPYAEGCRVTFDVYLGVTPRGPLHVDLVSSKGIVGPVEMEVPKNALDLPRLTSHPYRVIPLVDQVADKVCATLQLYNGRQSSRTKDLVDLVVLARTFDVDGRLLAMAIEGEARRRGIGPLTAFRVPVASWKARYAQMAASVPACEEYTDITAAEKLVARLIDPCLDGMTVGKTWQSQEMAWFDS
- a CDS encoding toprim domain-containing protein, giving the protein MDAIAVSLAGEGKAVGVAPLGTALTVAQGQLIADCAPSGVVLSPTDHDNAGQKAAARDYSLYTQLGLDPRELVLVNRGDYREVR
- a CDS encoding sugar phosphate isomerase/epimerase family protein — encoded protein: MAKLAGDWGYDGLEIACWGDHLDPWRWEDDDYIAGKKEVLERNGLQVFTISNHLKGQAVCDDPIDQRHRDMLPDVVWGDGDPEGVRQRAAEEMKHTARLAAKLGAKTVTGFTGSSIWKYVAMFPPASQELVDAGYQDFADRWNPILDKFDEVGVRFAHEVHPSEIAYDYWTTVRTLEAIGHREAFGLNWDPSHMVWQDLDPVGFLWDFKDRIYHVHCKDTKKRMVNGRNGRLSSHLAWADPRRGWDFISTGHGDVPWEDAFRMLNAIGYQGPLSVEWEDAGMDRLVGAPEALEFVRSFAFDPPEAAFDAAFSTK